One stretch of Streptomyces agglomeratus DNA includes these proteins:
- a CDS encoding PhoH family protein, giving the protein MTQTPTQPQARAQFTVPDTHPMVMVLGSSDSLLRVIENAFPDVNIHVRGNEVSAVGDPTEVALIQRLLAEMMLVLRTGLPMTEDAVERSIAMLRANGNGGGAEAVTETPAEVLTQNILSSRGRTIRPKTLNQKRYVDAIDKHTIVFGIGPAGTGKTYLAMAKAVQALQSKQVTRIILTRPAVEAGERLGFLPGTLYEKIDPYLRPLYDALHDMLDPDSIPRLMAAGTIEVAPLAYMRGRTLNDAFIILDEAQNTSAEQMKMFLTRLGFDSKIVVTGDVTQVDLPGGTKSGLRQVQEILDNVADVHFSRLTSQDVVRHKLVGRIVDAYQKYDDSQNGL; this is encoded by the coding sequence ATGACGCAGACACCCACACAGCCGCAGGCCCGCGCCCAGTTCACCGTGCCGGACACGCACCCCATGGTCATGGTGCTGGGTTCCAGCGACTCCCTGCTGCGCGTGATCGAGAACGCCTTCCCCGACGTGAACATCCACGTCAGGGGGAATGAGGTCAGCGCGGTCGGCGACCCGACGGAGGTCGCCCTGATCCAACGCCTGCTGGCCGAGATGATGCTGGTGCTCCGCACCGGACTGCCGATGACGGAGGACGCAGTGGAACGCTCGATCGCCATGCTCAGAGCCAACGGGAACGGCGGTGGCGCGGAAGCCGTCACCGAGACCCCGGCCGAGGTGCTCACCCAGAACATCCTCTCCAGCCGCGGTCGCACCATCCGCCCCAAGACGCTCAACCAGAAGCGGTACGTCGACGCCATCGACAAGCACACCATCGTCTTCGGCATCGGCCCCGCCGGTACGGGCAAGACCTATCTGGCCATGGCCAAGGCGGTCCAGGCACTCCAGTCCAAGCAGGTCACCCGGATCATCCTGACCCGGCCCGCCGTCGAGGCGGGCGAGCGGCTCGGCTTCCTGCCCGGCACGCTCTACGAGAAGATCGACCCGTACCTGCGCCCGCTCTACGACGCCCTGCACGACATGCTGGACCCCGACTCGATCCCGCGCCTGATGGCCGCGGGCACGATCGAGGTCGCCCCGCTGGCGTACATGCGGGGCCGGACGCTCAACGACGCGTTCATCATCCTGGACGAGGCGCAGAACACCAGCGCCGAGCAGATGAAGATGTTCCTGACAAGGCTCGGCTTCGACTCGAAGATCGTCGTCACGGGCGACGTCACCCAGGTCGACCTGCCGGGCGGCACGAAGAGCGGTCTGCGCCAAGTCCAGGAGATCCTGGACAACGTCGCCGACGTGCACTTCTCCCGGCTCACGTCCCAGGATGTCGTCCGGCACAAGCTGGTCGGCCGTATCGTCGACGCGTACCAGAAGTACGACGACAGCCAAAACGGGCTGTGA
- the ybeY gene encoding rRNA maturation RNase YbeY produces the protein MSIDVNNESGTEVDEQAILDIARYALTRMRIHPLSELSVIVVDTAAMEQLHMQWMDLPGPTDVMSFPMDELRPPSKDDEEPPQGLLGDIVLCPEVAKRQGEEAETQHSMDEELQLLTVHGVLHLLGYDHEEPDEKAEMFGLQAAIVDGWRSEKGLTGPSPAPTVS, from the coding sequence ATGTCGATCGACGTCAACAACGAATCCGGCACCGAGGTCGACGAGCAGGCGATTCTCGACATCGCGCGCTACGCACTCACCCGGATGCGGATCCACCCGCTCTCCGAACTCTCGGTGATCGTCGTGGACACGGCCGCCATGGAGCAGCTCCACATGCAGTGGATGGACCTCCCGGGCCCGACCGATGTCATGTCCTTCCCGATGGACGAACTGCGTCCGCCGTCGAAGGACGACGAGGAGCCCCCGCAGGGGCTCCTCGGTGACATCGTGCTCTGCCCCGAGGTCGCGAAGAGGCAGGGCGAGGAAGCCGAGACGCAGCACTCCATGGACGAGGAGCTCCAGCTCCTGACCGTCCACGGCGTCCTGCACCTGCTCGGTTACGACCACGAGGAGCCGGACGAGAAGGCCGAGATGTTCGGCCTCCAGGCGGCGATCGTCGACGGCTGGCGATCGGAGAAGGGCCTCACCGGCCCGTCCCCCGCGCCGACCGTTTCATGA
- a CDS encoding hemolysin family protein, producing the protein MTAQLITGAVLLVVVAWLAACAEAGIARVSSFRAAEAVRSGRRGSAKLAQVASDPVRYLNVALLMRVACEMAAGVLVTYACLREFDETWEALTIAIAVMVLVSYVAVGVSPRTIGRQHPLNTATASAYVLLPLARVMGPVPQLLILIGNALTPGKGFRKGPFASEAELRAMVDLAEQESLIEDDERRMVHSVFELGDTLVREVMVPRTDLVSIERYKTIRQALTLALRSGFSRIPVTGENEDDIVGVVYLKDLVRKTHINRDSEADLVSTAMRPAVFVPDTKNAGDLLREMQQERNHVAVVIDEYGGTAGIVTIEDILEEIVGEITDEYDRELPPVEELEDGCYRVTARLDIGDLGELFGFDEFDDEDVETVGGLLAKALGRVPIAGASATVDLPDGRALRLTAESPAGRRNKIVTVLVEPERKEAA; encoded by the coding sequence ATGACCGCCCAGCTGATCACCGGGGCCGTCCTGCTGGTCGTGGTCGCCTGGCTGGCGGCCTGCGCGGAGGCCGGCATCGCCCGCGTCTCCAGCTTCCGGGCCGCCGAGGCCGTACGGTCGGGCCGGCGCGGAAGCGCCAAGCTGGCGCAGGTCGCCTCCGACCCGGTCCGGTACCTCAACGTCGCCCTCCTGATGCGGGTGGCCTGCGAAATGGCCGCCGGTGTCCTCGTCACGTACGCCTGCCTGCGGGAGTTCGACGAGACCTGGGAGGCACTGACCATCGCCATCGCGGTGATGGTCCTCGTCTCGTACGTCGCCGTCGGCGTCTCGCCGCGCACCATCGGCCGCCAGCACCCGCTCAACACGGCGACCGCGTCCGCCTACGTGCTGCTGCCGCTGGCCCGCGTCATGGGCCCCGTCCCGCAGCTGCTGATCCTCATCGGCAACGCCCTCACCCCCGGCAAGGGCTTCCGCAAGGGCCCTTTCGCCAGCGAGGCCGAACTGCGCGCGATGGTCGACCTGGCGGAGCAGGAGTCCCTGATCGAGGACGACGAGCGCCGCATGGTGCACTCGGTCTTCGAGCTCGGCGACACGCTCGTACGCGAGGTCATGGTCCCCAGGACCGACCTGGTCTCCATCGAGCGCTACAAGACGATCCGTCAGGCCCTCACCCTCGCCCTGCGCTCCGGCTTCTCCCGCATCCCGGTGACCGGCGAGAACGAGGACGACATCGTCGGCGTGGTCTACCTCAAGGACCTGGTCAGGAAGACCCACATCAACCGCGACTCCGAGGCCGACCTGGTCTCCACCGCGATGCGCCCCGCCGTCTTCGTACCCGACACGAAGAACGCCGGCGACCTGCTGCGCGAGATGCAGCAGGAGCGCAACCACGTCGCCGTCGTGATCGACGAGTACGGCGGCACGGCCGGCATCGTCACCATCGAGGACATCCTCGAAGAGATCGTCGGTGAGATCACGGACGAGTACGACCGCGAACTGCCGCCCGTGGAGGAGCTGGAGGACGGCTGCTACCGGGTGACCGCCCGGCTCGACATCGGCGACCTCGGTGAGCTCTTCGGCTTCGACGAGTTCGACGACGAGGACGTGGAGACCGTCGGCGGGCTGCTCGCCAAGGCGCTCGGCCGCGTACCGATCGCGGGCGCGTCCGCGACGGTGGACCTCCCCGACGGGCGCGCGCTGCGGCTGACCGCGGAGTCCCCGGCCGGCCGCCGGAACAAGATCGTCACGGTACTGGTGGAGCCGGAGCGGAAGGAGGCGGCATGA
- a CDS encoding MmcQ/YjbR family DNA-binding protein translates to MTPRELRAFCLEFNAATEEFPFGPETSVFKVLGKLFALSALDARPLTVNLKCEPEIAVRLREEYEEIVPGWHMNKRHWNTVTVDGRLPDRVVRELIEDSYDLVVAGLPKAERLRLDRP, encoded by the coding sequence ATGACGCCGCGGGAGCTCAGGGCGTTCTGCCTGGAGTTCAACGCGGCGACCGAGGAGTTCCCCTTCGGCCCCGAGACGTCCGTGTTCAAGGTCCTCGGCAAGCTCTTCGCGCTCAGCGCCCTGGACGCGCGGCCGCTCACCGTCAACCTCAAGTGCGAGCCGGAGATCGCGGTCCGGCTCCGCGAGGAGTACGAGGAGATCGTTCCCGGATGGCACATGAACAAGCGCCACTGGAACACGGTCACCGTCGACGGCCGGCTCCCGGACCGGGTGGTCCGTGAGCTGATCGAGGACTCGTACGACCTGGTGGTGGCCGGCCTCCCGAAGGCGGAACGCCTGCGGCTCGACCGGCCCTGA
- a CDS encoding cytidine deaminase, producing the protein MTETTPSTELDPEDRKIITLARSARARNGVPEGAAVRDETGRTYVAGTVGLDSLRLSALRTAVAMAVASGAKSLEAAAVVTAADSVPAEDRAAVRDLGGPGTPVLLAGPDGTLRESVAAGA; encoded by the coding sequence ATGACTGAGACCACGCCGAGCACCGAACTCGACCCCGAGGACCGCAAGATCATCACCCTGGCCCGCAGCGCGCGGGCACGCAACGGGGTGCCGGAGGGGGCGGCCGTGCGGGACGAGACGGGCCGTACGTACGTCGCCGGCACCGTCGGCCTCGACTCCCTGCGGCTGAGCGCGCTGCGCACCGCGGTCGCGATGGCCGTCGCGAGCGGTGCGAAGTCGCTGGAGGCGGCGGCCGTGGTGACGGCGGCGGACTCCGTCCCGGCGGAGGACCGTGCGGCGGTACGGGACCTCGGCGGCCCCGGGACGCCGGTCCTCCTGGCAGGCCCCGACGGCACGCTGCGCGAGAGCGTGGCGGCGGGCGCGTAA